From one Aquicella lusitana genomic stretch:
- a CDS encoding UvrD-helicase domain-containing protein, with translation MTMNLIEQDKAQRQQALDPHASFIVQAPAGSGKTELLIQRFLTLLHTVNKPEEILAITFTKKAANEMRLRIIKALKHAQSAQEPESSHAKLTWMLAKQALERDRQFHWNLIQNPNQLRIQTIDSLCAYLTKQLPLLSHFGSQPAIADSPVFLYREAVQEVLTHIEEQYEWSQALSQLLLHLDNDLNKLHDLLIHLLAKRDQWLPYIQFNTSDEEIRHRLEAHLAGVITDCLISVRDRLPSQLIAELMVIARFAADNLALANKASDISACRDLHSLPGVKSTDKTAWLGLARLLLTKSFSWRKRVDEEIGFPSLTSLKNPQEKMLHQTYRQRLTALITQLADDENLRTSLEELFYLPDPCYQDSQWEILKALLYILKIVAAQLRVTFQQHGEIDFIENAQAALSALGSDDHPTDLALALDYQIQHILIDEFQDTSFSQYLLLEKLISGWEPHDGRTLFVVGDPMQSIYRFREAEVGLFIRMRKNGIGNIPLIPLTLSVNFRSTSKVVEWNNTHFQKIFPPFNDMATGAVNYSPSVSHQASTALESDSAIVIKGFVDPDEHMQADQIVNLIRDRQTADPNEKIAILVRSRTHLSAIIPALKKAGLPFRAVDIDSLAAQQITQDLLSLTAALLHPADRISWLSVLRAPWCGLTLADLLVIAGERPHAAIWEQLENPAVIKRLSPDGQQRLKRILPLLKSKIVERERYSLRFWVESTWLLLGGPACLQDYTEIHDVLAYFELLEEFSRNHPVLSLDKLKEKTAQLFASAHYDDANLQIMTIHAAKGLEFDTVILPHLERKMPVDDKSLLVWMEQPLTTDQIALLLAPIHATGGDKDKIYDYIGRQQRIKSNYEIERLFYVAATRAKKNLYLYFNVQHTEKENIKIESGSFLEKIWPLIEKEKEKMIRYNQETRNKQTETALSQRSLMRLTSTWNNPIQQQQNVHIAFHQQQNGFRLTDSMPKLIGIVAHRLLQLISERGINWWQEKNQQKTYLKHQLLQIGVLPAQLNAAIATTHNLINQAINDPKGCWILHAHDEAQSEYALTAIINGKPENLVIDRTFIDESGIRWIIDYKTTAFSQADLAAFLEKEQKKYLEKMHQYCQAMRLIEKRPIRLGLYFPALPSWKEWEAVDPLL, from the coding sequence ATGACAATGAACTTAATTGAACAGGATAAGGCACAGCGTCAACAAGCTTTAGACCCGCATGCATCTTTTATTGTGCAAGCGCCCGCAGGTTCAGGCAAAACTGAATTACTGATTCAGCGGTTTTTGACGCTACTGCATACTGTCAATAAACCGGAAGAAATCTTAGCGATTACCTTCACTAAAAAAGCAGCCAATGAAATGCGTTTACGCATCATCAAGGCATTAAAGCACGCACAAAGCGCACAAGAACCCGAATCCAGCCATGCAAAATTAACGTGGATGCTGGCCAAACAAGCATTAGAGCGTGACAGGCAATTTCACTGGAACCTGATTCAAAATCCCAATCAGTTACGCATTCAGACTATCGATTCCCTTTGCGCTTATCTTACAAAACAGCTGCCATTGCTATCCCATTTTGGTTCACAGCCTGCTATTGCAGACAGTCCCGTATTTCTCTACCGTGAAGCTGTGCAGGAAGTACTGACCCATATCGAAGAACAATATGAATGGTCGCAGGCACTTTCTCAACTGCTGCTGCATCTGGATAATGATCTAAATAAACTGCACGATTTACTGATCCACTTGCTGGCGAAACGGGACCAATGGCTTCCTTACATTCAATTTAATACCAGTGACGAAGAAATCCGGCACCGGCTTGAAGCCCATCTTGCTGGTGTCATTACAGATTGTCTGATAAGTGTGCGCGATAGATTACCTTCACAACTGATCGCAGAGTTAATGGTAATTGCCCGTTTTGCAGCCGACAATCTTGCGCTTGCCAATAAAGCATCTGATATCTCAGCGTGCAGAGACTTGCATTCGCTCCCTGGCGTTAAAAGCACCGACAAAACTGCATGGCTAGGGCTTGCTAGATTGCTGTTAACCAAAAGCTTTTCGTGGCGAAAGCGCGTGGATGAAGAAATAGGGTTTCCATCCCTCACCAGCTTAAAAAATCCCCAAGAAAAAATGCTGCATCAAACATATAGACAACGTCTCACTGCTCTGATCACCCAGCTGGCCGACGATGAAAACCTGCGCACCAGTCTGGAGGAGCTTTTCTATCTCCCCGATCCCTGCTATCAGGATAGTCAATGGGAAATACTTAAGGCGCTGTTATATATTCTAAAAATTGTTGCCGCCCAGTTACGCGTCACCTTTCAGCAGCATGGTGAAATTGATTTTATTGAAAACGCCCAGGCAGCACTTTCTGCGCTAGGGAGTGACGATCATCCTACTGACCTTGCACTCGCGCTGGATTATCAAATCCAGCATATTCTTATTGATGAATTTCAGGATACGTCCTTTTCTCAATATCTGTTGCTGGAAAAATTAATTAGCGGTTGGGAACCCCACGACGGCCGAACGTTATTTGTGGTTGGCGATCCCATGCAATCCATTTATCGGTTTCGCGAAGCCGAGGTCGGCTTATTTATTCGCATGCGTAAAAACGGCATTGGCAACATACCTCTTATTCCCCTTACCCTGTCCGTTAATTTCCGGTCAACTTCCAAAGTAGTCGAATGGAATAATACGCACTTTCAAAAAATCTTCCCCCCTTTCAATGATATGGCAACAGGTGCGGTCAATTATAGTCCCAGCGTTTCTCATCAGGCTTCAACAGCACTCGAGTCTGATTCTGCGATCGTTATTAAAGGCTTTGTGGATCCAGATGAACATATGCAGGCTGATCAAATCGTGAATTTGATCAGAGATCGGCAGACAGCCGATCCCAATGAAAAAATTGCCATCTTGGTGAGATCACGCACACACTTGTCCGCTATTATTCCCGCGCTCAAAAAGGCGGGTCTTCCTTTTAGGGCAGTTGATATTGACTCACTTGCCGCGCAGCAAATCACTCAGGACTTGCTATCACTCACGGCAGCGCTGCTGCATCCAGCCGACCGCATATCCTGGCTAAGTGTACTCCGTGCTCCTTGGTGTGGATTAACCCTTGCTGATCTGCTCGTGATAGCCGGGGAACGCCCGCATGCTGCTATCTGGGAACAGCTCGAAAACCCTGCAGTCATCAAACGCTTAAGCCCCGATGGACAACAGCGTCTTAAAAGAATTCTGCCTTTGTTAAAATCAAAAATAGTGGAGCGAGAACGGTATTCACTGCGATTCTGGGTAGAAAGTACATGGCTGCTGCTTGGAGGACCGGCTTGCCTTCAAGATTATACGGAGATACATGATGTGCTGGCTTATTTTGAATTACTGGAAGAATTCAGCCGCAATCACCCTGTCTTAAGCCTGGACAAACTAAAAGAAAAAACTGCGCAATTATTTGCATCGGCACATTATGATGATGCCAATCTGCAAATCATGACGATCCATGCAGCGAAAGGATTGGAATTTGATACGGTCATCCTGCCACATCTTGAGCGAAAAATGCCAGTGGATGACAAGTCGTTATTGGTCTGGATGGAACAACCTTTGACAACAGATCAAATCGCTCTGCTGCTCGCTCCTATTCATGCAACAGGCGGAGACAAAGACAAGATTTACGACTATATCGGCCGTCAACAGCGTATCAAGTCAAATTATGAAATCGAACGCCTGTTTTATGTTGCGGCCACACGCGCCAAGAAGAATTTATATCTTTATTTTAATGTACAGCACACAGAAAAAGAAAATATCAAGATTGAATCCGGCAGTTTTTTAGAAAAAATCTGGCCCTTGATTGAAAAAGAAAAAGAGAAGATGATTCGCTACAATCAGGAGACCCGAAACAAACAGACAGAGACTGCTCTATCGCAACGTTCGTTAATGCGTCTTACTTCCACATGGAATAATCCCATCCAGCAGCAACAAAACGTTCACATCGCGTTTCATCAGCAGCAAAATGGATTTCGGTTGACCGACTCTATGCCAAAATTAATTGGTATTGTTGCCCATCGCCTGCTGCAATTGATTTCAGAGCGGGGAATTAACTGGTGGCAAGAAAAAAATCAGCAAAAAACTTACCTGAAACATCAGCTTCTGCAGATAGGTGTGCTACCCGCTCAACTTAATGCTGCTATTGCAACGACGCATAATTTAATTAATCAAGCCATCAATGATCCGAAGGGATGCTGGATCCTGCACGCCCATGACGAAGCTCAATCTGAATATGCCCTTACTGCGATAATTAATGGCAAACCTGAAAACTTAGTCATTGACCGGACCTTCATTGACGAATCTGGAATACGGTGGATTATTGATTATAAAACCACTGCATTTTCACAGGCGGATCTTGCCGCGTTTCTGGAAAAAGAGCAGAAAAAATACCTGGAAAAAATGCATCAATATTGTCAAGCCATGCGCCTCATTGAAAAACGGCCTATACGGCTTGGCCTCTACTTTCCCGCACTACCCTCCTGGAAAGAGTGGGAAGCAGTGGATCCGCTTCTTTAA
- a CDS encoding PD-(D/E)XK nuclease family protein: MHSYAYTAFFPLINLQTTVLTPNRRLSATLHQHYQKYRLDQGDQCWQTPDILPISSWIERLWDHCTSEVFTPPPLLLNSAQEQFLWECILSRAKENDALLQLSETADIAKSAWQLLKQWQIDIEHPVFKSADDYAALQTWAFEFRSLCQKNNWIDRGTLPDRVTQQIKAKTIQLPKKIILTGFTELSPQLKQLLAACQQSGCQIETISLTQSQTTCARVSLTDQENELITMACWAKATLEHCPDTLIGCVIPLLDKKRDRVMQIFSEVFANENAHVVEPQDCPFNISAGKTLSHYPVIHAALQLLALHKKSLSAETIGYLLLSPFLGEAEGERIKRAHFDKLLRQSNNNYLAISKLVQKSEDKKQVSLAVHCPQLTKRIQQFLSQLSAFPQTDTYSAWGKRFIQLLATLGWPGERSVSSDEYQVIEAWLGLIAEYSTLDQVATPVNLHQALQTLHKMASKTLFQPKTPEAPIQILGLLEAAALPFDYLWVSGMDDMSWPPQPKPNPFIPKSLQRERNMPHATAERELMFCQILTQQFRESAKRVIFSHAEKNEELELQASPLIRDFSEIKIDELGIERIATPSERIYAAKKNEVIEDEMAPPHSANEKTLGGMSILKQQALCPFKAFAEWRLHAHELEKPLPGLRTKDRGTIIHKILEIIWSKLQDQATLMSMDDATLNTFIHDSILEAQTFFPPSHRDHSQYISLEKQRLHKLIQEWLLLERERPPFKVIMSEKAAEIRLNQLVFSIRIDRVDELPDGKKLIIDYKTGKHNEINSWFGDRPEEPQLPLYTLLDSENTVGITFAQVASGEHGFKGLSQYSLEIKGIKLISEIKKTTALSWQEQRAQWHAVLTQLSDDFCQGVASVNPKDPNKTCIWCGLKPLCRINEKIPLSVSDQDISANDNELN, encoded by the coding sequence GTGCATTCATACGCGTATACTGCATTTTTTCCTCTTATTAATTTACAGACAACGGTCTTAACGCCTAATCGCCGCTTGTCTGCTACATTGCATCAGCACTATCAAAAATATCGTCTCGATCAAGGCGATCAATGCTGGCAGACACCTGATATTCTTCCTATCTCTAGTTGGATCGAACGGCTTTGGGATCATTGCACCAGTGAAGTATTTACACCGCCTCCCCTGCTCTTAAATTCAGCCCAAGAGCAGTTTCTTTGGGAATGTATTCTAAGTCGCGCCAAAGAAAACGATGCCTTATTACAGCTTTCTGAAACAGCCGATATAGCAAAAAGCGCCTGGCAATTACTAAAACAGTGGCAAATTGATATAGAACATCCTGTTTTTAAAAGCGCCGACGATTATGCTGCATTGCAAACATGGGCATTTGAATTTCGTTCGCTGTGTCAGAAAAACAACTGGATTGATAGGGGAACCTTGCCAGACAGGGTCACTCAGCAAATTAAAGCAAAAACCATTCAACTGCCTAAAAAAATTATCCTAACCGGATTCACGGAACTCTCGCCGCAATTAAAACAATTACTGGCCGCCTGTCAGCAGTCAGGATGTCAAATCGAAACGATCTCGCTCACTCAATCGCAGACGACCTGCGCGCGTGTCAGTTTGACTGATCAGGAAAATGAATTAATAACGATGGCCTGCTGGGCTAAAGCAACGCTTGAACATTGCCCTGATACGCTGATTGGCTGCGTGATTCCGTTACTGGATAAAAAACGTGACCGCGTGATGCAAATTTTTTCTGAAGTATTCGCCAATGAAAATGCGCACGTTGTCGAGCCGCAGGATTGCCCTTTTAATATCTCTGCAGGAAAAACTTTATCCCATTATCCCGTTATTCATGCCGCACTGCAATTACTGGCCCTGCATAAAAAATCGCTTTCTGCCGAAACCATTGGCTACCTCCTTCTTTCACCTTTCCTCGGCGAAGCGGAAGGTGAACGCATCAAACGTGCTCACTTTGACAAGCTACTAAGACAAAGCAATAACAATTATCTAGCTATCAGCAAATTAGTACAAAAATCAGAAGACAAAAAACAGGTTTCACTTGCCGTCCATTGCCCGCAGCTTACCAAACGCATTCAGCAATTTTTATCTCAACTCAGTGCATTTCCCCAAACCGACACCTATAGCGCGTGGGGAAAACGTTTTATCCAGCTTCTAGCCACCCTCGGTTGGCCAGGGGAACGCAGTGTCAGCAGCGATGAGTACCAAGTCATAGAAGCTTGGCTAGGCTTGATCGCTGAATATTCAACACTTGATCAAGTCGCAACGCCGGTCAACCTGCATCAAGCATTACAAACCTTACATAAAATGGCTTCCAAAACCTTATTCCAGCCTAAAACACCTGAAGCGCCCATACAGATATTGGGTTTACTGGAAGCTGCAGCACTGCCGTTTGACTACTTATGGGTAAGTGGCATGGACGACATGTCTTGGCCTCCCCAGCCTAAACCCAACCCGTTTATACCTAAAAGCCTGCAACGCGAACGGAACATGCCGCATGCAACTGCAGAACGTGAACTCATGTTTTGTCAAATACTCACGCAACAATTCAGGGAAAGCGCAAAGCGGGTTATTTTTAGTCATGCTGAAAAAAATGAAGAATTAGAGTTGCAAGCAAGCCCGCTTATCCGTGATTTTTCCGAAATAAAAATCGACGAATTAGGAATCGAACGCATTGCCACACCCAGCGAACGGATATATGCCGCCAAAAAAAATGAAGTCATTGAGGATGAAATGGCGCCTCCGCACTCAGCCAATGAAAAAACATTGGGTGGCATGAGCATTCTTAAACAACAAGCCCTGTGCCCCTTCAAAGCCTTTGCGGAATGGCGCCTGCATGCACATGAACTGGAAAAACCTTTGCCCGGGTTGCGCACAAAAGATCGCGGCACAATCATCCATAAAATATTGGAAATCATCTGGAGTAAACTTCAGGATCAAGCTACTTTAATGAGTATGGATGACGCAACGCTAAATACCTTTATCCATGACAGCATCCTTGAAGCGCAAACCTTTTTTCCGCCTTCTCATCGTGATCACTCGCAATATATTTCGCTGGAGAAACAGCGTCTGCACAAGCTGATTCAGGAATGGCTACTGCTTGAGCGCGAACGCCCGCCATTCAAAGTCATCATGAGTGAAAAAGCCGCGGAAATTCGGCTCAACCAATTAGTTTTTTCCATTCGTATCGATCGCGTTGATGAATTGCCAGACGGCAAAAAACTGATTATTGACTACAAAACAGGTAAGCACAATGAAATCAACAGCTGGTTTGGGGACCGCCCTGAAGAACCGCAATTGCCGTTATATACCTTGCTGGATAGTGAAAATACGGTCGGTATTACATTCGCCCAGGTGGCTTCCGGCGAACACGGTTTCAAGGGGTTAAGCCAATACTCACTGGAAATAAAAGGCATTAAACTGATTTCGGAAATAAAAAAAACCACCGCTCTCTCATGGCAGGAACAGCGTGCACAATGGCACGCTGTTCTAACCCAATTAAGCGACGATTTTTGTCAGGGGGTAGCAAGTGTGAACCCCAAAGACCCCAACAAAACATGCATTTGGTGCGGATTAAAACCATTGTGCCGTATCAATGAAAAAATTCCGCTATCAGTATCAGACCAGGATATCTCTGCGAATGACAATGAACTTAATTGA
- a CDS encoding DMT family transporter yields MQKSSLSRPLLGLFLLILLGFNWGTGFSIARFATTNGVPPVGYSFWQSLGPAITIGSIALLRARSLKLNFSRAGFYFICGLTGIVIPNTTMYLAAPHLPAGIVAMIVNIVPIVAYPMALLAGLETFNWQRIGGILFALCGLVLIILPASSLPSAGMVPWALSTLITPVSFAACSIFVSRYRPADCDSLDLAAGMLAFSSLLLTPMVFFTHSFYGFHFPFTSPDWIVLLEIILSSIGYILYFQLIKVAGPVYFSMVDTIVVLTGLMWGYFIFGEHLNQWTASSVLMIVFALLLVTQQQRAATLSAIDAAHENNA; encoded by the coding sequence ATGCAAAAATCATCCTTGTCCAGACCGTTACTCGGTCTATTCCTTTTGATTCTACTCGGTTTTAACTGGGGCACGGGCTTTTCCATTGCCCGATTCGCTACCACCAACGGCGTGCCTCCGGTAGGCTACAGCTTCTGGCAGTCGCTCGGCCCTGCTATCACCATCGGCAGCATCGCGCTTTTGCGCGCCAGGTCACTGAAGCTGAACTTTTCCCGTGCAGGTTTTTATTTCATTTGCGGCTTGACTGGCATCGTCATTCCTAACACCACCATGTATCTTGCCGCCCCGCATTTGCCCGCCGGCATTGTCGCCATGATTGTCAATATTGTGCCCATTGTTGCCTATCCAATGGCTCTGCTCGCCGGGCTTGAAACTTTTAATTGGCAGCGTATAGGCGGCATTCTTTTTGCCCTTTGCGGCCTGGTGCTGATCATTCTTCCCGCTTCCAGTCTCCCCTCTGCCGGGATGGTTCCCTGGGCACTTTCTACCCTAATCACGCCGGTTTCATTTGCAGCTTGTTCGATTTTTGTATCCCGATACCGCCCGGCTGATTGTGATTCACTTGATCTCGCTGCGGGTATGCTTGCTTTTTCAAGCCTGCTCTTAACGCCCATGGTCTTTTTCACGCATAGTTTTTACGGTTTTCATTTCCCCTTCACCTCGCCTGACTGGATTGTCCTGCTGGAAATTATCCTGTCCAGTATCGGTTACATCCTTTACTTTCAACTCATCAAGGTCGCAGGGCCGGTTTATTTCAGCATGGTTGATACCATCGTCGTGTTGACGGGCCTCATGTGGGGATACTTCATTTTTGGTGAACATCTTAACCAGTGGACAGCCAGCTCGGTATTAATGATTGTATTTGCCTTGTTACTGGTTACCCAACAGCAACGCGCCGCAACACTTTCCGCAATTGACGCGGCGCATGAAAATAACGCCTAG
- a CDS encoding phospholipase D-like domain-containing protein — translation MKNFELEENDIDSLLFKIYLAKSRPCNKAYCDVLFDALVKKKASLRLPGVPEDSDLFKNEIRSIQEQVEEKYQKHLNNIAILTKLLHGLQLGASILESKITQLDKNKLANRKKIRLLQNVLGVAEPTWGSAPGHSLDTFYGLISLISNATQSTNLLDQQMNEIFHYARSMQINRVINPVERYKNEQGVLRRLKQWTSDSIKSILGVGSQSTPQILRNVIANEALLFQRAEKKASLSRSQRFLFPTRAENQVKFYSNAYADAAHRDGAFADIFDDMETAKENIFIVGWALSPTEQFGKNNRRLPELLVEKARQGIKIVILVWDNIAPVHREQVKNFALAMNHEISKLSPVDAEKVRENLHLKCSTRKLGISDHQKMVVADSTLYLGGLDLTVGRSNPDEWHDCHAQIKGPIVEDAISLIQNRWDAKKCKMKIGSHEKASKILEEKKQQCEKVNARISMDVLNQKSTIQLVCSMRKEYFHARNWHSIKKDKQHHTDEIQSVYVEAIRKSDKFIYMENQFFIGPRFHKDGKRTVEGSNQVILEIAKKIKDKISKGEDFHFYCQLPFRPEGNDPGALDVKVILRKQWKTLEWLIKTVDACARLHGKSAKDYLTFYNLGQMEGDQYKMKYTHSKLMIVDDQELILGSANCNERSMLGARDSEVGIHMKNQKEIRVYREKLMCEHFGDEFIDQNYSLITQPNARNAHAALHQHLDNACAAMRGRDRRKIVATPWGNQPIATLLAGEKPQHVLESSPLLFRIGAFVSKRISKLVR, via the coding sequence ATGAAAAATTTTGAGCTTGAAGAAAATGACATAGACAGTTTGCTTTTTAAGATCTATCTGGCGAAATCGAGACCTTGCAATAAAGCTTATTGTGATGTCCTTTTTGATGCACTAGTTAAAAAGAAAGCCTCCTTGCGCTTGCCTGGTGTGCCAGAAGATTCGGATCTCTTTAAAAATGAAATACGATCCATACAAGAGCAAGTTGAAGAAAAATACCAAAAACATCTCAATAACATAGCCATATTAACCAAGCTATTGCACGGCTTGCAACTGGGTGCTTCCATTCTTGAAAGCAAAATTACGCAATTAGATAAAAATAAATTAGCGAATAGAAAAAAAATAAGGCTTCTACAAAATGTGCTTGGCGTAGCTGAGCCTACATGGGGAAGTGCACCTGGCCATTCCCTGGATACTTTTTATGGACTCATATCGCTTATATCTAATGCGACACAATCAACTAATTTGCTTGATCAACAGATGAATGAAATCTTTCATTACGCAAGGTCTATGCAGATAAACAGGGTAATCAATCCTGTTGAGCGCTACAAAAATGAACAAGGGGTTTTGCGCCGACTGAAGCAGTGGACTAGCGATTCTATTAAAAGTATTTTGGGTGTCGGCAGTCAGAGTACGCCGCAAATATTAAGAAACGTTATTGCGAACGAGGCGTTACTTTTCCAAAGAGCAGAAAAAAAAGCGAGTTTATCTCGAAGCCAACGGTTTTTGTTTCCAACGAGAGCGGAAAATCAAGTCAAGTTTTATAGTAATGCCTATGCTGATGCTGCTCATCGTGACGGCGCATTTGCTGATATTTTTGATGATATGGAAACAGCGAAGGAAAATATTTTTATTGTTGGGTGGGCGCTATCGCCTACAGAGCAATTTGGGAAAAATAATCGCCGCTTGCCGGAATTGTTAGTTGAAAAGGCCAGGCAAGGCATAAAAATTGTGATTCTAGTGTGGGATAATATTGCGCCCGTTCACAGAGAGCAAGTTAAAAATTTTGCTTTGGCGATGAATCATGAAATATCCAAGTTATCACCAGTCGACGCGGAAAAGGTAAGAGAAAATCTGCACCTGAAATGTTCAACCAGAAAGTTAGGCATTTCAGACCATCAAAAAATGGTTGTGGCAGACTCAACACTTTACTTGGGCGGGTTGGATTTAACGGTTGGCCGTTCGAATCCTGACGAATGGCATGATTGTCACGCTCAAATCAAAGGTCCTATTGTGGAAGATGCGATTAGTCTTATTCAGAATCGGTGGGATGCTAAAAAGTGCAAAATGAAAATAGGATCGCACGAGAAAGCAAGCAAGATATTGGAAGAAAAAAAACAACAATGCGAAAAGGTTAACGCTAGAATATCCATGGACGTGCTGAATCAAAAATCAACCATACAGCTTGTTTGCTCCATGCGTAAAGAATATTTTCATGCCAGAAATTGGCATAGCATAAAAAAAGACAAACAGCATCATACTGATGAAATTCAAAGTGTCTATGTGGAGGCTATTAGAAAATCTGATAAATTTATATACATGGAAAATCAGTTTTTTATCGGCCCGCGTTTTCATAAAGACGGCAAGCGCACAGTTGAAGGTTCAAATCAGGTTATTTTAGAGATTGCAAAAAAAATCAAAGATAAAATTTCTAAAGGGGAAGATTTTCATTTTTATTGCCAGTTACCTTTTCGTCCGGAAGGGAATGATCCTGGCGCATTGGACGTTAAAGTTATTTTGCGCAAGCAATGGAAGACATTAGAGTGGCTGATCAAAACTGTCGATGCTTGCGCAAGACTGCACGGAAAATCAGCGAAAGATTATCTAACTTTTTATAACCTTGGTCAAATGGAAGGCGATCAATATAAAATGAAGTATACACATTCCAAATTGATGATTGTGGATGACCAAGAGTTGATCCTTGGCTCTGCTAATTGTAATGAGCGCAGCATGCTAGGCGCTCGTGATAGTGAAGTGGGGATTCATATGAAAAATCAAAAGGAAATAAGAGTGTATCGCGAAAAGTTAATGTGCGAACATTTCGGGGATGAATTTATTGATCAAAATTATAGCTTGATTACCCAACCGAATGCTAGGAATGCCCATGCTGCATTGCACCAACACCTTGATAACGCATGCGCTGCAATGCGGGGCCGCGACAGAAGAAAAATTGTCGCAACACCTTGGGGGAATCAGCCTATCGCAACACTATTAGCAGGTGAAAAACCTCAACACGTGTTGGAGAGTTCTCCTCTCCTTTTCCGTATTGGTGCGTTTGTTTCAAAGCGCATAAGCAAATTAGTGCGATAG